In the genome of Nitratireductor sp. GISD-1A_MAKvit, the window CTCGCCAGAACCGCAAACTGGCACGCCGGTTGCTTCCTTGTTGGAGCGATGAAAAAGATCGCGGTAAATTTCTGGGAGGAATTTTATGCCTGACTTTAAACGCAAGCCGCTTCGCATGTTCGGACTTGGGGTTGCCACTGCGGCCCTCTTGGCGGCAACGCCGCTTCATGCGGCCGATGACAAGCTCGTCATCGTCACGTCTTTTCCCTCCGACCTGACGGATGTCTTCAAGACCGCCTTCATGAAGGAGAACCCTTCCATCGCCGTCGAGGTAGTGAACAAGAGCACGTCCTCGGGCGTAAAATATCTGATTGAGACGGCGCAGAACAATCAGTCGGACATTTTCTGGGCATCCGCGCCGGATGCCTTCGAAGTGCTGAAGGGCGAGGATCTTCTCGGCAGCTATTCCAAAGAAGTCGACGGCATCCCTGCCGATCTGAACGGCTATCCGATCAACGATCCGGACGGCCAGTATCTGGGCTTTGCGCTTTCCGGCTACGGCTTCATGTGGAACACGCGCTACATGGACGCCTATGAGCTTCCGGCACCGAAAGAATGGGGCGATCTGGAAAAGCCGGTCTATCATGGTCATGTGGGCCTCTCCTCGCCCTCACGCTCGGGCACGACGCATCTGACCATCGAGACCATTCTTCAGGGTGAAGGCTGGGAAGAAGGCTGGAAGACACTGAAAGCCATCTCCGGCAATGCGAAAACGATCACCGAGCGCAGCTTCGGCGTTCCGGACGGCGTCAACAGCGGTTCCTTCGGCATTGGTATCGTGATCGACTTCTTCGGCTTCTCGTCCAAGGCGTCGGGGTTCCCCGTCGAGTTCCACTATCCGAGCGTGACAGCACTCGTGCCTGCGAACATCGGAGTGGTCGCCAATGCACCCAATGAGGGCCCGGCGCAGAAATTCATCGACTTCCTTCTGTCGGAAAAGGGCCAGGCCCTGCTGTTTGACCCAAAGATCATGCGTCTGCCCGTCAACGAGAATGCCTACGGGGAAGCACCTGAGGGCCTGCCCAACCCGTTTGACGGGTCCATCGAGACGAAGGTCAATTTCGACAGTGACGTCTCAAAACAGCGCTACAATGTGGTGAATTCCCTGTTCGACGTGATGATCACCTACCGGCTCGACGATCTGCGCAACGCAACCGCTGCCGTGCAGGCCGCCGAAACCGCGCTCGCCGAATCCGGCTCCGACAATGCCGAGGCTAACAAACTGATCGACGAAGCAAAGGCACTGCTCTACGCCCTTCCGGTGACTGCAGAAGAAGCCTCCGATCCGGACTTCAATGCGATCTTCACCGTCAAGCGCAAGAAGGCCGACACCCAGGTCGAGGGTCGTCAGGCCGAGATCGAGCAGA includes:
- a CDS encoding ABC transporter substrate-binding protein, with translation MPDFKRKPLRMFGLGVATAALLAATPLHAADDKLVIVTSFPSDLTDVFKTAFMKENPSIAVEVVNKSTSSGVKYLIETAQNNQSDIFWASAPDAFEVLKGEDLLGSYSKEVDGIPADLNGYPINDPDGQYLGFALSGYGFMWNTRYMDAYELPAPKEWGDLEKPVYHGHVGLSSPSRSGTTHLTIETILQGEGWEEGWKTLKAISGNAKTITERSFGVPDGVNSGSFGIGIVIDFFGFSSKASGFPVEFHYPSVTALVPANIGVVANAPNEGPAQKFIDFLLSEKGQALLFDPKIMRLPVNENAYGEAPEGLPNPFDGSIETKVNFDSDVSKQRYNVVNSLFDVMITYRLDDLRNATAAVQAAETALAESGSDNAEANKLIDEAKALLYALPVTAEEASDPDFNAIFTVKRKKADTQVEGRQAEIEQKWDAMVVENYRKAAELAEQAKSLL